TAAAACCCCTTCGAGCCGTTAAAGTTAAGATTGAAGCCGATGTTCCAGTTGGGTTTGATATTTTGCGTATGCAAAACGTTAAACAACTGTACCGACGAGCCGCCGAATGCGTTATACAAGGTAAGCTTGGTATAAGGCACCCTGGTATTAAAGTAACTGATATCCTGAGGTTTCAGGGCATAAATATCCAGCGAATGTAAACCGAGATCAAACCCAATGGTTTTATTAGGTTCGAACAATAAAGGCCGCTGTGCCAAGCCAACATTACCCAGGTGAATGCGGGGGCTGCGGGGATCAATAAGCGGGCTGTAGATTTCAAAATGGGTGATACCGGTATCCAGCGGAAACATTTGCGTGCTGTCGTTAAGCAGGCGTTCGTTGGTTATGCGTACAAATTTGGAGCTGAATACCACCGAATCTTTTTTGTTTTCCTCTTTACGGCGAAGGCTATCCAGCAGCTGGTCGTCGGTTAGTTGCTTTTCCTGGCGGCGGGCGGTATCGCGCGTGGGCAGGTTGCGCGGGTTTTGGCGGTTATTATACTGCGCAAAAACCGATTGTACCGAAAGGCACATCAGCAATAAAAAAAAGTATCTGAGCTTTTGAAGCATTAATTACCGGCTATCAGTTCTTTAAGTATCTGGGTCATTTTTGGTTCGGCTTCCTGCGCTATGGCAATAATCTCTTCAAGCGTTATCGGCTTCAATACTTCAGGAAAGCCCTCGTCGGTTAATACCGAAATGGCAAATACCGGGATGCCCATGTGGTTGGCCACAATCACTTCGGGCACGGTGCTCATGCCTACCGCATCGCCGCCAATAATGCGCAGGTATTTGTATTCGGCACGGGTTTCTAAATTAGGGCCGGTTACCGCAACGTAAACGCCTTTGTGGCAGGTAATATTATTTTTTTGTGCGATAGATAAACCTTTTTCAATCATATCATGACGGTAAGGCTCGCTCATATCCGGAAACCGCGGACCAAGCTCTTCATAATTGCGCCCCACCAGCGGGTTTTGCGGCTGTAGGTTAATATGATCTTCGATGATCATCAGATCGCCTTTTTTAAACTCCGGGTTTAATGATCCGCTGGCGTTTGATACGTACAGGGTTTTAATGCCCAGGTATTTCATCACCCTAACCGGGAAGGTGATCTGCTGCATATTGTAGCCCTCGTAATAATGCAAACGGCCCTGCATGGCCACCACCTTTTTACCGGCCAGTGTACCAAAAATAAGTTTACCCGAATGGAACTCTAAGGTAGAGATAGGAAAATCAGGTATGTTTGAATACATCAGCTGTTTTTCTACCTCAATTTCCTTTACCAGGCCACCCAGGCCGGTACCAAGAATTATACCCACTTCGGGTTCAAAATCGCCGATACGGTTTTTGATGTACCGGGCGGTGCCTTCAATATTGTCTAACATAGTTTTGTATTAGTCCGTCAAATTGTTGTTGCCCCTTGTTTAAAAAACTGATGCCTATTGGCAGCACCCAAACGGGTAGTTTTTTCACTTCGGCAAGCAGGTCCTGTTCCCCTAAACGCTGTGCATCCTTTTCTGTTGTGATGATCACTTTTTTTTGTGCAGGGCAGGCCGCAAATTCATCGGCAAGTTTACTGATATTTTTTAAGCTAAAGCGGTGATGATCCGGATAATTGTGATGGATGATGTGCCTTGTTTGCTTTTTCAGGTGCGCCAATAAAGGTGCCGGATTGGCAATGCCGGTTAGCAGGAATACCGTTGTTGCATCATCAATTGTTTCATTGATGATTTGACCCGCCATGTTTTGCAGCGGCAGGTAAGTTATCGATGTAAAAAATAACGATTGATGCGGGTACGGCCTGATGCGTTTAATAACCCGCCCCTGCTCCAGATCGGTAAGTGCTGAGGGACATTTGCTGATGATGATTGCATCGGCCCTTTTACGCCCGGCAAAAGGTTCGCGCAGGTTACCGGCCGGCAGCAGCCAATGCGGTTCGTTAACCCGGCTGTAATCAAAAAGTAAAATGCTTAGTCCGGGTTTAAGCGCGCGGTGCTGGTAGGCATCATCTAAAATAATAACTTCATGATTATCCTTTAGTTGTTCAACGCCATTAACCCGCTTTTCACAAACAGCCACATCAACATTCGGAAATTTGTGTTTGAACTGAGCCGGCTCGTCGCCGATATCTGACGCTTTGCTTTGTGTCGATGCCATTAAAAAACCTTTGGTTGATCGGCCGTAGCCTCGGCTTAGGGTGGCTATTTTGTGGGATGATTTTAATAACCGGATGAGATACTCGGTCATGGGGCTTTTGCCCGCACCGCCTACATCAAGGTTGCCTACTACGATGATTGGCATATCGAAGCCGGTGCTTTTAAATATTCCCTTATCGTAAAACCGGTTGCGGATAAGCACAACAAGACCGTACAGCAGGGAAAAAGGGAGTAAAAGCCGGCGGAGGTATTTCATATTATTAGCCTGTAAAGATAGGTGTTATAAGCTAATGATAGTTGGGCCAGCGGGGATGCCTTTTTTCAGATGATCTTTTATTTGTGGTACAAGTTTAACCAATACGGCGTGGGTATTAATTGGAGCAATTAACACAAATACAGCGATAGTGTATTTGTTAAAATTTTGTTGATGCTGTAGATTTTTATCAAAAGTTAACAGCGCATCGAAGTTTTCTTTTAGAAGGAGTTTTAACAGTTCGCCATTCTTTACACCGTTCCAACCTTTGTCGGTAACGGTATAAATCTCATGTTCAGGAAAATCAGTTTTTAACTTTTTAGGCAGATTTTCATCAAGCAACAGCTTCATAAAGTTTGGTAATATCTTTTGAAGACATAAGTTTGCTGGCGATATCCAATAAGCCGATAGCTTGTTCTTTTTTTACCGATGGAAAATCATCAAGAAATTCATCAAGTGATACCCCCGCTTCGAGGTGATCAAAAAGAGTATCGACCGGCACACGCGTGCCTACAAAAACCGGCTTTCCTCCTAAGATATCCGGATCTATATTTATTACTTTTTGGATGTCCATGATGTTTTTTTTAGTTCGCTATTTATTAATCTCCCTACGGGCTTGTTTTATGGCAGCAATTTGATCAGCTGAAAAAACAGGTGCTGCGAGTAGAAATGCCTTTAGTTCTGCTAAATCATCGGCTTTTGTACTTGCGGCGTTGTGAACGTCTTTTTTTTCATCTGCCATACTCAAATTTACAAAATATTTAACGCAACATCATCACATAACCACCCCAAACTGCTTTAAATGATGCGTAAAATGCTTACCATGCCAAATGATCCACTCATAATAATTTAAGGGGCCGAAACCACCGTGAATAACTTTAACATCATTGGTAGTAAAATACCTGTCGAACGCGTCCAGCTCTTTCATGAGCTGGTTAATGGCTGTTTCCAGGTCGGGATAGGTTAAGGCATCGGGTAGTTGTTCTAAAACTATGTTATGCGGAATTTCAGAATCGGTATAAATGCCCCTTTGCTTGCGGCCTTCTGTATTTTCGTGCGGGCCATCCCAGCTTGGTATTTTGGTGCCGTTGGTGTACTGCACCTGGTCGATAAGATGTTCGATCATTTGCTGGGGTTTCATTTTTCCCCAAAGCGGCTGGGCTAATGGATCGAGCATCAGCAGCATGCGGTATAGTACCCGGCGGTTGGTGATATCAACAAACTGGTTCATGTATAACAGATATGGTGCGAATATAAACTCATTGGTTTAAGCTCGTCGCGAATGAATTGTCTTTTATGATAAAATGATTATTTTCATTTTTTTAAGATCATCCGCCATGATAAAACAAACACTCACTTTCCTGTTGCTATTGCTGTCGGCCGCAGCTTTTTCACAAACCGATAACAAGCTCGCAGTCAAATTACAGGATGTTGTTAAGGGCTTCCATGGGCAGGTCGGCATCTACGTACAAAACCTCAAAACCGGCAAAACCGTGGAGATCAATGCGGATACCCTTTTTCCGACCGCCAGCATGATTAAAGTAAGCATCCAATGCGGCGTAATGGATAAAATTGAAAAAGGTGAACTGCAATACAACCAAAAACTGGTTTACCGCGATTCATTACTGTATGCAGGCGAAGACCTGTTGGGCTCATTTAAAGATAAAGATACCGTGCAGCTAAGTAAAGTGGCCATGCTGATGATTACCATGAGCGATAATACCGCCAGCCTGTGGTTGCAAAAACTGGTTGGCGGCCAGTACATTAACAACTGGCTCGATCAAAACGGTTTTAAGGTAATGCGGGTAAACTCGCGGGTTGCAGGTAGGGAAGCTGTCCGTAAAATTTATGGCTGGGGCGTGAGCACCCCGCGCGAGATGTGCCGTTTGTTTACCATGATCCGTGAGGGTAAGGCCGTGAGCGCCGCCGCCAGCGAACGCATGTACCGCAACATGGGTCGTATTTATTGGGACGAGCATGCGTTATCACAAATTCCGCCGTATGTGCATACGATATCCAAGCAGGGTGCTGTTGATGAATCGCGCTCCGAAACGGTTTTGGTGAACGCGCCGCATGGCGATTATGTGTTTTCAGTAATTACCAATCATAATACTGATACCAGTTGGACGCCCAATAACGAAGCCGGGCTGCTCATTAAAAAAGTATCGGCATTGTTATGGCATTATTTTGAGCCGGGCGATAAATGGCAACCGGCAGACGGGGTGGATAAATTTATGCTGAATGAATAACAGGATTAACCTTCTTTAACTTCATTCATCATCAAACGATAAAATTTTAAGTAATATTTATGCGGGATAGGTGTTAATTGTAAGGCATTTGCTATTATTGGGCAATCGATTACGATGTGTTAATTGTACACATTAAACCACACCTATTTTATGCGTAAATTATTTACTTTTTTACTTTTACTGATCACCGCCCTCAAAGCCCAAAGCCAAACTACGGGCGATTTACCGGGCACCGTTACCGACATTCATGGCCAACCCATAGCCGGGGCAACGGTTTACCTGCTTAATACCAATTACAGCACCAGCGCCGATAAAAACGGTAATTTTACATTGCGCCATATCAGCACCGGTAAATACACCCTGCATATCAGCGCGGTGGGTTATGCTGCCAAAAATATCCCGGTAAATATGATAGGCACGGCACGCCCCATAACTTTCCAGCTTAATGATGCCGGTAACCAGTTAGATGAGGTTACGGTATCTGCCCAAAAAGTTGAAGAGCAGGCACAGCGGGTACCATTCAGCATCTCCACCCTATCGGCCAGGCAAATTCAGAATTACCGCCTTTGGGATTTGAAGGATCTTACTGCCATTGTACCTAACTTAAACTCCGGTGCTCCGGGCGATGGCCGTACAGTTACCGGTATGCGTGGTATAGTTACTACCTCGTACGATCCTGCCGTGGCAACTTATATTGATGGGGTTAACCAGTACGGTTTGGATACCTACATCCCGGCGCTTTTAGATGTGGATAGGATAGAGGTTTTACGTGGTCCGCAGGGAACATTGTATGGCCGTAATGCTACCGGCGGCGTTATTAATGTGATCACCAAACAGCCATCAAACGCAGTAAGCGGTTTTGCAGGTATCGATATCGGCAATTTTAACCAGCAGCGTTATACCTTAGGAATCAAAGCGCCTCTGGTAAAAGATAAATTGTATTTAGGTGTTGCCGGGATTTATTCGGGTTTTAATGGTTTTTATACCAACACGTTTAACAATACCCATTTTGATAAGCAGCACTTCTTTTTAGGTAACTATTACCTTAAGTTTTTAGCTACTTCAAAACTGGCTTTCACCCTCAACGTAAAAAATTACAATAACCGCAATAACGGCGCTTTCACGCTGGCAGGTTCACCCGATGAAGCATTGGAACACCCTTTCCAGGTTAACCAGAACGCTACTACCCGGATGATCGATAATACCTTCCAATCGTCATTAACGGCTAATTACAGCGGCAGCGATTTTAACTTTACTTCGCAAACCTCTTACCAGGTTAATAACCGTTACTATAGCACACCTATTGATGGCGACTTTTCGCCTATCGATGCGGTATCTATCGTAAACAACTACGGCGACAAATGGAATAAAGTAAAAACCACCATCCAGGAGTTTAGGTTTACCTCGCCTGCCTCATCAACTTCAAAACTGAAATGGGCTGCCGGTACTTATGGCTTTTACCACTACGCCCCTAACCGCCAGGGTACCTACTTCGGTGCAGACGCAGCTGCTGTTGGCTCGCCTATGACCAACTTTACCAGCATCAACACCAATACCGACAGGAACTACGGCATAGCCGTTTACGGCCAGGCTACCTATGCTGTTACCGAACAGTTTGATATCACCGCCGGTTTACGTTACGATTACGAGCATAAAAAAGAAAGCATCCTGGGCGAATTTCAGCCCGATGGGGCCGATGCTATCGTTACCCGCTCGGATACATCGTCAACAGCGCATTACAAAGCCTTTACACCAAAGCTGAGTTTAGCCTATCATCTATCGGCACACAATAACCTTTTTGCTTCTTACAGCCGGGGCTTTCGTGCCGGGGGCATTACGGAGTTAGGTTCTGATCCAGTATCAACGCCGCCATTATATTCGTTTAAACCGGAGTACAGCAACAATTATGAGATCGGTTCGAAGAATGATTTCCTGGATAATCGCCTGCGCGTGAACTTAACCGCGTTTTATACCCGTGTAACTGATGCTCAGGTGCCAACCTTGATATTGCCTGATGCCATCACAATCACCAAAAACGCGGGTAAACTAAGTAGCAAAGGTGTTGAGGCCGAAATTAATGCCACGCCGGTAAAAGGCCTTGAAATTGATTGTAATTTTGGCTACACCCACGCCCGCTACACAACCTTAGTTGTAGGCAGCAACGGCGAAGAGGTGAATTTAAAAGGCAACAAACAAATTTATACGCCTAACATTACCAGTATGCTGGCCCTGCAATACGGCTATAATCTGGGCGGCCCGCTAAAAACCAAGCTGATTGCCCGCGGCGAATGGCGTTACCTTGGCGATCAGTATTTTGATCTGGCTAACCAGATTGAACAAAGGCATTACAGCAAGTTCAACGCCCGTGTAGGCGTTAGTACCAAAAGGTTCGGTTTATTTTTCTGGGAAAGCAATATCGCCAACAAAAAATATATTGATTATGCCTATGATTTTGGCGCAACGCATTTAGGTAACCCGCGTACTTATGGGGTGTCGCTGAATACTTCTTTCTAATCAGAAATATTATCACACTTTTCAAAGGCTGTATAAATCTTCGGTTTATACAGCCTTTGTGGTTAAAACGGTGTTGGCGATCACCTCGATTTTTTTTACAATCAGCCCTTTACCGCTTTCATTCGTATTTATTACCTTTGCCAACTGTTTTCATAAAAAACAAATAAAATGAGCAAAGCAATTATCAAAACCGAAAAAGGCGACATGACCGTTGAGTTTTACGATCAGGATGCCCCAAATACCGTTGCTAATTTTAAAAAATTAGCAAAATCAAACTTTTATGATAATGTGATCTTTCACCGCGTTATCCCTAATTTCATGATCCAGGGTGGCGATCCAACCGGTACCGGTGCCGGTGGTCCGGGTTACAAAATTGATTGCGAGCTTACAGGCAACAACCAATACCATGATCGTGGTGTGCTTTCTATGGCACATGCTGGCCGTAACACAGGTGGTTCACAATTCTTTATTTGCCATAACCGTGCAAACACTGCCCACCTTGATCGTAACCACACCGTATTTGGTAAAGTGATTGAAAATGTTGACGTTGTTGACGCTATCCGTCAGGGCGATAAGATATTGGGTATCGAAGTTATAGAAGATTAAGTGAATGGTTGATTATGTGAGTGGTTGAATGGTTTTAACCACTTAACCATTCACCCAATCAACCCAATCAACATAAAACATGAATTTACAGGGAATAGTATCCGTATCGGGCAAGCCGGGTTTATGGAGAGCATTGGCGCAAAACAAAACCGGTTACGTACTGGAAAGTTTAGACGCACAAAAAACAAAACTGATCGCCAACCTGTCAACAGCTAAATTAGCTGCTTTGGCCGAGATCACCATTTTTGGTGTTGATGACGACATCAGGTTAACAGATGTATTGGAGCGCATGAAATCGGCAGCTAACATCCCCGATGTTAAAGCTGATGGGAAAGCATTACGCACCTTCTTTTACGAAGTAGCGCCCGATCATGATGAAGAGAAAGTTTACTCATCAGATATTAAAAAAGTAATAACCTGGTTTAACATCCTGAAACCGCTGCCACTTTTTGATGAAGCCGATCCAACACAGGCACCAGCACCTGTAGCAGAGGAACCGGTTGCAGAAGCAGTAGCAGTTGAGCCGGAAGCAGAGCCAGCCGCACCAAAGCCAAAAGCTAAAAAAGCAACAAAAAAAGCCGAATAATATTCGGCTTTTTTTGTTTAGCATATTCTCTATCGTCATGCCGAACTTTTTTCGGCAACCCACAGGACAGGTAAACGCATTGTTAGCACAATTGCTTAGCAAGTGGGATGTTGAAACGAGTTCAACATGACCGTAGTGTTATTATACCTCTGACAGGTAAATAGCTCTCAAAATCGCTTTACTCCGTATCCGTATAAGCATCTCCCCCAATAAAAATCATGGTATTTGTAGCGTGCGCAGGAGAACCGGTTGCTCCCAACGCGAATGATTTCCTAATCACTTTGCTACCATAATTCAACTCGATAGTATTACCGTATATTTTATAGGTGCCGCCGTTGGCTGTCTTTTTCCAGGCCGTTGCTCCGGGTGTCATCACCCCGCCGTTTGAGCCTTCGGTGAAGTGGGTAGCATCGATGAAATTGATCTTGTTGATGACCAGGGCGTTGGTGCCATTTCCGTAATCGCCGCCGCTTACTTTTTCATAACCTTTTTTCAGTTTAATAGCCCCGGTATATGGATAAGCCGGGAACCAGTTACCCGCCCCCAATTTATAATCGTGCGTTTTGCCGGAGTTGTTAGTAAGATAAAACGTATCACCTGTTTTTTTCCACGTACCCCAGGCTTTTGGTCGACTGCTTTTAGCAGCGCCTACATTCAATGTTTCAACGGGTTCATCGCCAACATCAAAATATTCGCCATTTTTAAACAGTACAACAGGTTCAAAAGAGATGGCTGCCGGATAACCGCTCACCGCCCTGAAATACCAGCCTTCAACAGCACGAGCAGCTGTTATTGATTTGTGATGAGCGCTGCCATTTTTGGTTTTAGCGGCGCTTAAATGTAATGCGAAGCCCAAAACGGCAAGGCAAATTGCCAGGTGTTTAACTTTCATATCATTTAATGTTTTGGTTAACTGTATTAATTAACTCAAACATTAATGATTTGGTTTGATGTATTTGATTAAGCTTCTGTTAATGCTTAGGCATCCACCGCATCATAAACAATAACCTTTTCCCAAAGGTGACTGCAGTTTTTAATAAACTCAAGGTGAATAGGGTGACTTTGATAAGTAGCCTGCCCGGCCAGATCGCTAAAAAACATCAACTCAGATACAGCCCACGAGTTATCAACCACCTCGCGTTTTTCAGTACTGGCTACAATGCCCACACGCAGTTTACGCACAGTTTCAATTTTGGCAAGGCTTTTAACACCGGCTACCAGTTTATCCCGGTCTTCAACCGAGCCGGGGTTTTTAAGCCAGAAAAATACGTGGTGAACTATCGGCCATTCTTCTTTTTGGGCATTCAATGATATTGCCGAGGCAGAAACGGTGCCTGCCGCTAAAGCTGCAGAAGTTGCTATAAATTTTCTTCGGGTTGATTTCATAACAGGAAATAATTGGCTATTAAGGTAACAAGAAAATTTGATTTACCTTCAATACTATCATATCAGAAGATATCCAAAATATAAACCAGGAAAATCAGCGGCAAAACATTCAAAAACACCATCAAACCTATGTTTTGGTCTTCGGGCTTCCGCTTTGAGTAATAACCCTTCAGGTATCCAGCAAAAATGATGTAATAAACAAAGGGAAGGGCAAATATCGCAGCCAAAAGCTTCCCCGCCGGACCAATTAATTGCCCCCAGCCCAATATTACGGGCCATGCTATCATTCCTATTACCTCCAGAATGGCGATAATAAAAAGCACGTTTAAGGTTTTGGTTTTCGCTTTGCTCATTTAAGGTAATTGCTTACCATAAATATAGGTAAATGAAGCTATTTAATAAAATATAAGGTTATAAACACTCCGGTTGCTTACATTCCTCTTCGCTAAACTCAGGCTCAAAAGTACAATGGGTGATTTCCAAATGCTCCATGCGGTGGCGCAAATCGTGTTTAATATCATCAAACTTAGCCATAGCCTCGGGCTTGATAAGCAGATGTGCGGTAAGGGCGTTTTCGGTAGTGCTTAAAGCCCAAACGTGGATATGGTGTGCGTTAATCACGCCATCGCATTTCGTCAGCTCGGCACGGATTTTTTCGATGTCCATTTCGGCGGGTACGCCGTCCATTTCTAAACGTAAGCTGGCTGTTAACAAGCTCCAGGTGCCGCGAAGGATCACAAAACCGATAATCAGGCTAACTAAACTATCAATCCAGTACAGATTAGTAAAATAGATGATAACTCCCGATAAAACCACACCCAGCGAAACTATGGCATCAACAGCCATGTGCAGATACGCGCCCTTCACATTCAGGTCGGTATCTTTATCTTTTACAAATAACCAGGCGGTAAAACCATTAATGGCAATGCCGATAAAAGCCACCCATGCCATGGTTCCGCCCGAGACCACTTCGGGATTCATGAAACGCATCACGGCCTCGTAAATAATAAAACCCACCGCCACAAACAGTATCACCGCGTTAAAAAACGATACAATGATGGTTGAACGCTTGTAGCCATAAGTATATTGGCTGTTGGCATTTACTTTAGATAATTTAAAGGCCAGCAAGGCAAGCGCCAGCGAAGCAACATCGCTCAGGTTGTGGCCCGCATCGGTTAACAACGATAAGGAGTGGGTAAAGAAACCCGTAGCTGCCTCAACAACCACAAATACCGAGTTAAGCACAATGCCCCATATAAAAGCCGAATTTAAATGATCCAGCTTGGGCACATGGTCATGATGATGATGCCCATGCCCGTGCGAATGTGAATGATCGTGACCTGCTGACATTTAGCAAAGGTAGGGAAAGATGTGCAGATATGCAGATGTGCTAATGTGCAGATTCATGGATTGTTCATGTTGTCTGAACTCGAATTTGGGTGAATTAAAGAATTATCAGAATGCCTGGCAAATTCGAAAAATTCTAATAATTCCCCCAAAGTCGAGTTCAGACAAACAAATCAACGGTCATTCATGATGATACGGCTCACCTTTCATAATGGTATAAGCCCTGTACAGCTGCTCCACAAAAAACAACCTCACCATCTGGTGCGAGAATGTCATTTTTGATAGGGAGATCTTATCATTAGCCCTTTGATAAACCGAATTATCAAAACCATAAGGCCCGCCAATAATAAACACAAGGTTTGCCGAGGTGG
The sequence above is a segment of the Mucilaginibacter celer genome. Coding sequences within it:
- the lpxK gene encoding tetraacyldisaccharide 4'-kinase, which codes for MKYLRRLLLPFSLLYGLVVLIRNRFYDKGIFKSTGFDMPIIVVGNLDVGGAGKSPMTEYLIRLLKSSHKIATLSRGYGRSTKGFLMASTQSKASDIGDEPAQFKHKFPNVDVAVCEKRVNGVEQLKDNHEVIILDDAYQHRALKPGLSILLFDYSRVNEPHWLLPAGNLREPFAGRKRADAIIISKCPSALTDLEQGRVIKRIRPYPHQSLFFTSITYLPLQNMAGQIINETIDDATTVFLLTGIANPAPLLAHLKKQTRHIIHHNYPDHHRFSLKNISKLADEFAACPAQKKVIITTEKDAQRLGEQDLLAEVKKLPVWVLPIGISFLNKGQQQFDGLIQNYVRQY
- a CDS encoding DUF5615 family PIN-like protein, producing MKLLLDENLPKKLKTDFPEHEIYTVTDKGWNGVKNGELLKLLLKENFDALLTFDKNLQHQQNFNKYTIAVFVLIAPINTHAVLVKLVPQIKDHLKKGIPAGPTIISL
- a CDS encoding Dabb family protein; this translates as MKSTRRKFIATSAALAAGTVSASAISLNAQKEEWPIVHHVFFWLKNPGSVEDRDKLVAGVKSLAKIETVRKLRVGIVASTEKREVVDNSWAVSELMFFSDLAGQATYQSHPIHLEFIKNCSHLWEKVIVYDAVDA
- a CDS encoding cation diffusion facilitator family transporter; this encodes MSAGHDHSHSHGHGHHHHDHVPKLDHLNSAFIWGIVLNSVFVVVEAATGFFTHSLSLLTDAGHNLSDVASLALALLAFKLSKVNANSQYTYGYKRSTIIVSFFNAVILFVAVGFIIYEAVMRFMNPEVVSGGTMAWVAFIGIAINGFTAWLFVKDKDTDLNVKGAYLHMAVDAIVSLGVVLSGVIIYFTNLYWIDSLVSLIIGFVILRGTWSLLTASLRLEMDGVPAEMDIEKIRAELTKCDGVINAHHIHVWALSTTENALTAHLLIKPEAMAKFDDIKHDLRHRMEHLEITHCTFEPEFSEEECKQPECL
- a CDS encoding peptidylprolyl isomerase; this encodes MSKAIIKTEKGDMTVEFYDQDAPNTVANFKKLAKSNFYDNVIFHRVIPNFMIQGGDPTGTGAGGPGYKIDCELTGNNQYHDRGVLSMAHAGRNTGGSQFFICHNRANTAHLDRNHTVFGKVIENVDVVDAIRQGDKILGIEVIED
- a CDS encoding DUF5606 domain-containing protein yields the protein MNLQGIVSVSGKPGLWRALAQNKTGYVLESLDAQKTKLIANLSTAKLAALAEITIFGVDDDIRLTDVLERMKSAANIPDVKADGKALRTFFYEVAPDHDEEKVYSSDIKKVITWFNILKPLPLFDEADPTQAPAPVAEEPVAEAVAVEPEAEPAAPKPKAKKATKKAE
- a CDS encoding serine hydrolase; its protein translation is MIKQTLTFLLLLLSAAAFSQTDNKLAVKLQDVVKGFHGQVGIYVQNLKTGKTVEINADTLFPTASMIKVSIQCGVMDKIEKGELQYNQKLVYRDSLLYAGEDLLGSFKDKDTVQLSKVAMLMITMSDNTASLWLQKLVGGQYINNWLDQNGFKVMRVNSRVAGREAVRKIYGWGVSTPREMCRLFTMIREGKAVSAAASERMYRNMGRIYWDEHALSQIPPYVHTISKQGAVDESRSETVLVNAPHGDYVFSVITNHNTDTSWTPNNEAGLLIKKVSALLWHYFEPGDKWQPADGVDKFMLNE
- a CDS encoding TonB-dependent receptor, producing MRKLFTFLLLLITALKAQSQTTGDLPGTVTDIHGQPIAGATVYLLNTNYSTSADKNGNFTLRHISTGKYTLHISAVGYAAKNIPVNMIGTARPITFQLNDAGNQLDEVTVSAQKVEEQAQRVPFSISTLSARQIQNYRLWDLKDLTAIVPNLNSGAPGDGRTVTGMRGIVTTSYDPAVATYIDGVNQYGLDTYIPALLDVDRIEVLRGPQGTLYGRNATGGVINVITKQPSNAVSGFAGIDIGNFNQQRYTLGIKAPLVKDKLYLGVAGIYSGFNGFYTNTFNNTHFDKQHFFLGNYYLKFLATSKLAFTLNVKNYNNRNNGAFTLAGSPDEALEHPFQVNQNATTRMIDNTFQSSLTANYSGSDFNFTSQTSYQVNNRYYSTPIDGDFSPIDAVSIVNNYGDKWNKVKTTIQEFRFTSPASSTSKLKWAAGTYGFYHYAPNRQGTYFGADAAAVGSPMTNFTSINTNTDRNYGIAVYGQATYAVTEQFDITAGLRYDYEHKKESILGEFQPDGADAIVTRSDTSSTAHYKAFTPKLSLAYHLSAHNNLFASYSRGFRAGGITELGSDPVSTPPLYSFKPEYSNNYEIGSKNDFLDNRLRVNLTAFYTRVTDAQVPTLILPDAITITKNAGKLSSKGVEAEINATPVKGLEIDCNFGYTHARYTTLVVGSNGEEVNLKGNKQIYTPNITSMLALQYGYNLGGPLKTKLIARGEWRYLGDQYFDLANQIEQRHYSKFNARVGVSTKRFGLFFWESNIANKKYIDYAYDFGATHLGNPRTYGVSLNTSF
- a CDS encoding DUF433 domain-containing protein; protein product: MDIQKVINIDPDILGGKPVFVGTRVPVDTLFDHLEAGVSLDEFLDDFPSVKKEQAIGLLDIASKLMSSKDITKLYEAVA
- a CDS encoding purine-nucleoside phosphorylase; the protein is MLDNIEGTARYIKNRIGDFEPEVGIILGTGLGGLVKEIEVEKQLMYSNIPDFPISTLEFHSGKLIFGTLAGKKVVAMQGRLHYYEGYNMQQITFPVRVMKYLGIKTLYVSNASGSLNPEFKKGDLMIIEDHINLQPQNPLVGRNYEELGPRFPDMSEPYRHDMIEKGLSIAQKNNITCHKGVYVAVTGPNLETRAEYKYLRIIGGDAVGMSTVPEVIVANHMGIPVFAISVLTDEGFPEVLKPITLEEIIAIAQEAEPKMTQILKELIAGN